In Mugil cephalus isolate CIBA_MC_2020 chromosome 11, CIBA_Mcephalus_1.1, whole genome shotgun sequence, the genomic window CTAGTTACAGATGGATGGTACTGTATCCATCTTTGTTAGCCCCAAAAGAACGCGATTAGTATCTGATCAGGATGGCAAAGTATGAATGTACAGTATGGCAGAAAACCAGCAGAGATAATTATATATATCCCTATATTTTGAGCTCACTAGGAGTAaactaaaatcatttttaataatgatatatgtgtgtatatcatgaaagtaaaatgaataagaaaaaaggaaaagaaattaaaaatgctacTGGAATTGGCAGCGCTGACGATGTTTGCCACAGGTTTGATGGAGCTATTCATACCCGTTGATACCTCTTAGCATGTGTTCTGTATAATAACGTCTTATTTGTCGAAGGGAAAGTGCATGCTAATGCAAGGTAAATGCACGCAGAATGCAATGCAATCCACATGTTATGGAGTGTGTGCCGAGTCACTACattctgggaaaaaaatgtgcatttaaagcagcctaatctACAACAAGCCAGAGAAAAGCCACAGGTAGGAGCAGTGTACAGTTTGTTGCCTCCTTTTAACATGAGCGACAATGCCCCAGTCCTTCATTAAAGTCACTCTGCTCCTACAtgtttttgaagctcaatgGATCTCCTGGATGGACAAAGAATCTACGCAGTTGTTTTCAACCCATTTGTTTTTTGCTTCTGTAAAACGAAGCTTCACTGAAAAGTCCCCGCACCTGACACCGAAACTCGCCGAAACTGAGCCCCTGACCTTTTACAAGCAATGTTTTCCTACCTGTGCTGCTGAGTTGCCTGTCAAGACGAGCTTGGCTCCCTCAATGACGGCCATGTAGGAGAAGCGAAGCTGGTCGGGGGTCTGGATCAGGCCCATGCGGTACTCCCTCATGCCCAGTAGCACCTTCTGTATGTCCACGGACGACGGGTTTTTCCTCTGGTCCATCTACGAAACAGAACGTTTACAGCAGCTCGTAAACAGCTGAGAAGATGATGCAGAAAAAACAGagtttttcatttaatactAAATCAGATGATGAGAATCCTTGAGAAGTTCAGGATAGTTCATCAAACTATTGAGGGGGAGCTCTAAAATAACAGCTGTAACCTACAGTGTGTCCATGTAGTACCatgtcagccaatcagataGTCAGATAACTACCGTATCTTCAGACATGAGAAGTGAGTTTGACACAGAAATGCTTAAGATTCATAAGCAGAAATATTTGCCTAATCGTTCTATTGGCTAGCCATAGAAACATCAACCGAAGTTCTTGCTTCTTAAATCTTGAGGATATTGATTCATGAATTTTTCTCTTTCAATGGAACAGTTCTTCTTTAATGTCTTACAAAAAAGGGCTGGGCGGTTTTACTGGGTCATaccgaatactggtatttttttcattacatgAACTTTTAAAACAGCAAATATTTGGGAAAGGTCCAATCCAAATTTGTGCAGAGGAACTCGCCGACCTCGTCTAAGGACTAAACTTCTTTGTTTAGTTCTCAAACTGACCTGTAGCTCTCAGTTTCGTAATGTTTGCTTCTCTAAGGGTCCCTTTCAGATCACGCCTCTTTTCTCGAGAAATTCTCTTCTGCTGGGCGATGACGTCTTAAAGGTTTACTTTCTATTCTCGCCCAGATGTGAATCGCTCCATTTGAGCTTGTTGTTCACGgcaaaaaattacatttcaggTGTAAAGATCATAGACAAGATGTCATGATAGAAAGATTAGATGCATATATAGATATTTAACTTATCCTGAGGGAGATTTAGTGTTGAGttgcttcatcacatagaaacagatatgaaagatgTTTACGTTATATaaccaaataaatatatataggtACATATAATACTGTgtaaaatgaccacagtccagttgtttcctcTCAGGGAGGCATTGTCCTCAACCTGGGCATGAGCTTCTCTTCTTGACTATGGCGTAAACTTTATTATTACATAAtaagtttttattctgtttcaggAACTCATGGGGGGTGCATTGCGTTAAAAACTTTCAGAATTTAGTTTTACCTGGAAAACACCTTTTTCCAGCGTAATTACGCAagcatcacatttttttctggttgGATGCATCATGCATTCAAGTATAGTATCATCAGCTATGAATCCCACTGAACGTCACTTTCATGTCGAAACGGGAATCTCTTATGCAACATTTTACCTCTATGCTGTCAACTTGTGTGATTGCGCAAGAGTTCCCATTTCACCGCGGCGGCATTTTACAATACCCTTTCTCCGTCCTACTCACCAGGACCAGGCAGGTGTCCACCAAAGCGAAAGTCCCTGAGCGTCCAATCCCAGCGCTGCAGTGCACCACCGAGGGCCCGTGCTCCAGGCCCAGGGAGCCGGACTCCTGCACTTTGAAGAGGAAGCTGAGGAAGGCGCCGGGAGACTCTGGAACGCCGAAATCAGGCCACGTGGTATAGTGAAAGTGGTAGATCTCTCTTGTCTCCTCGGTCTAGAACAAAGAACGTGTCATGTTACCATGACTGAAGCATTGTATAAGACACTGTTCTGCATGACTGCACTCGTTCGTCACTGGAAAGGCGTTGCACGGTCCTGCGGAAACACAGCATTTTCTATCTATACAAAATCTGCCTGAACTGCTGGAAGGCTGGTTAAGAAACGCAAACAAACAGTAACAGCAATGAGGAGAGTTTATAATTTCCAACACACAAAATATTCCCAGAATTCACCCTCTCACGCTCACCTTTGTGTTTTGCAGTTCGAGCACTCGGATCGTGTAATGGCATTGGTCTTCCTCTGAAAGTAGCCTCACAACAAACCCTGTGTCCGGGAAAGACATCTGTAGCTCCTCTGTGGTGGGCCAGTACTGTGCACACTTTTcctgtggaaataaaaatgaattcatttttgtttaagaGGCCATGTGCCGCTAGTGTTTCGGAACAGCGCGTTGGCTTCAGTTTCGTCTGCAGGACGGACGAGGCATCTGTTACTGGGCGAGCGGACTTTGTTTGTAAGTCATTCCAAGAATTCAGAGAGGTCATTTCTAATCAAGGGATTCCAACTAACAACGCAAAGGAATGCTGCTTGTACAAAGAACGTATCTAATTGTGTCACTTGCCCTCAGGGTCGTTCAGTCGATAGCAGCTTGTTGCTGTACACTAAGTCATAAACAGTGGACTGAATTCTATGCAGAATGATGTATGAACTTCAGCTTCACCTGCCAAAAGCCCCTGTGATCACTTCAGAGTTTGAAATGTGTTGATAAATGCaagatttaaagaaaacaactggaaacctctgcagcacaaacactgaGAATGGACTTGTCACTGAAGCAGGAATCAAATTtttcctggatttttttttaatgaagctcATGTAGATGCAGATATAATTTAAGGATTTCAACATTTATACACACTGATCGGCCACAGCATTAAattcactgacaggagaagtaaataacactgattcaatattctgctgggaaacgtttagacctggcatttgtgcatttgttctcCAGATACTCAAAGGAGAATATGTCATGCTCTCCTTTTCTAGTTTATTGCACAAGACACTGAACATAACATGTTCGACTCTGCAAAGTTGTGATGGGAGTATTTCTCGTCCAAATACTTAACACTTCCACATATTATTCCATTTGGAATATACTGTTTACATTTGAAGCAAACATGACTTTTACTAGTTTAAATGAGAGAAACATGAAATATTAGAATTCATGCAATATATATGCAGTATAAATGAACAGACGTCCAAACagacacaacactgacaaaGTTATAGAGATACAAGCGGGTGCCCAGCAGGAACATCAACTGCTAATAATATCAGGATATGTTTCCAAGAACTTTTGAGATTAACACGCTGGCAAGAGGGCTTTAGAAACCGAATGATCCGCAAGGACTGAGATACTCACAGATCCTTTTTCAATGACTCTGTTGAGCATGATAACAGCTTTGGAACACTGCTCCCAAATCATTAGCCAGAAATGACCACAGGTATTCCTCAAAGGCCCCTGTACGGGTAAAAGGAAGATatgtgcaaagaaaataaaacattatcaaAAAACGAAAAAGATTAAAGTGCaactgtgctcttttttttttctccagaaacATTTCTTTCAGATATTTGTGCAGATAGTTTACAGCAGTTACAGCTTGTCCAACAGTCTACATACCTGAGAAAGAATGTAAGCTCTTTGGGCTTCTTTCACCGTGACTAAACTTGCATTGATGTagtcattttcacagttttcaagTTTTACCCGACTGTGATCGTCTGAAATCAAATCGGGAGATCACGGGACAGGTTACAAAGTTATCATCCCTGATAACACAAACAGTCATTAGCGTCTTTATTTGTCAGAAGACTTACATGGGCTGACATCTCTGTAGCGGTTCAAATTCCGATTCGCTGGAAGTTTCGCCACTTTGTAAGGGTATTCATTGGCTTGAGTGCGGATCTCCTGTTGCAGGCGGAAGACAGAGTAAAAGTCAGGAGGAGCGTGGCTTGATGTTGATTAAGTGGACCACAGCAACAGGAGACACAATGCAGCTCCTCAGCGAAGTGGTGAACAGCAATATTGATTACATTAAAGTAAATACCACCCCGCAATAAAAGATCTTCATGAAGTCTGTTGTGCCGGAGTCGTTGGGACTACTTAGCTTTGTTTTGACTGCCGAGCTGTTGTATTGTAATTGTGGAGATTGCTgtgtacacagatcaggcagatttaaaattatgaccaccttccttggtgtgtgtgtgtgtgtgtgtgtgtctgtaagtgtgtgtgtgtctgtaagtaacagccacacaaatgccaggtcgaaaagtttcccagcaggacactgaattgtggtttttaagagtgttgctttcatgtgcaactaagctactgagCACAAATTATTTCCCTTGTcggtcattaaagtctaagtctatggTGAATCTATCCATCTTCTCTATGCGTTAGCTACAAAACAACTCCGGTTACACGATGGTCCTCTAAGCGCATATAGCCAAATATTACAGGGTCACGGCCAAATATGAACATGAACAGCATTATTATAAACTAAAATTTAGTTCGAGGGCCACATACAGCTCATCTCACGCGGGCCAGACCGATAACATAACAGCAAAATAACCGGCATTTTATATCCCATATCTTAATAAAGAGaagtgcaatttgggctcattgctgtctgctCTTTGCCTGATCTGAGAGGAGTTAAGTAAGAGTTAAATGTAGACTAAAGTCTCCAATCTGGCTTTTATGGTATAGtcttaaagttattttattctattctacagTTTCATAGTTTCTCTATTTTActactttttctctctcttattatttttactctgactgtttctatatttctatccttcattttatttcactgatatGTTTCTATCTATATTATTGTTAGATTTAAttgatgtttttaatctttatatcagtattttttctgACATTGATCTTTCATTGTTTCTTTATGATAGATACAGTATGCATTCTCCTTTTTCAACAACAACTAACTGtgacaacctaatttcccttcgggggatgaataaagtaatctatctatctatctatctatctatctatctatctatctatctatctatctatcttgtttcacttttaatatgtatatttgtcaatcaaaatgacaaatatacaAATCAATGCCATTCTGACTGCAATTGATTTGTTCTGAACGGTGCAATATGAAGAAAATTTGACTGACTGtagtttagtcctgggtctcaatggctgcgtttccattagAGTTTTTcgcaaaaataaaagcaacatgtCTGAAATTTTGCTAAAGTACAATTGTGTTTCGtacatgtttccactgaaaggtgttctgcgaatgagctgcaactctcgtaaagtctggTCTCGCAATATCCCCTAATTCTCTTAAATCCTCTCATGCAAGAattaaaatgaactggtcacatgaccccgtCATGTCCAGTGACGCAGGTGACAGAAAAATGCGAaaacagtgtttccattgaactGTTGCGATACACTTTTAGATCAACACACCTGGAAAAAcaacacctcatgagagtgtaaacgtttttttagctttagatatttcagatgtttttagCGTTTAcattttccagttcattagTGGGATATTAAGGTTTTGTGCATTACTAGTGGTAATGGAAACAGAAGCAAGTGTTGTGTCCTGACCacttctcttactaaaacagcaGATAGATTAGAGCTAGAAGCTatgttcattgaaaaaaaaaaaaattacagtctTATATGTAATTTTTTACACTTTGTAAATTCACGCCGCGGGCCGGATTTGACCCTCTGGCGggctgcttttggcccgcgggccgtaggTTTGACACCTGCGTGCTTAATGCTCGGTTGGCTGGGGCAGCTGTTGGTAAAAACCATGGGTAAAACACATGCGCTATTCTCTGGAAGTCCTGGTGAGTTCTTAGAAACTGCAGCTGACGTCTGCTCAACGTTTCCCTGCTACGGAAGTCTGCCACCACTAGCGCGGTTTGCTGCTctttctcc contains:
- the ptpn2a gene encoding tyrosine-protein phosphatase non-receptor type 2a; its protein translation is MEQEFEDIDSSGGWQNLYNEIRTQANEYPYKVAKLPANRNLNRYRDVSPYDHSRVKLENCENDYINASLVTVKEAQRAYILSQGPLRNTCGHFWLMIWEQCSKAVIMLNRVIEKGSEKCAQYWPTTEELQMSFPDTGFVVRLLSEEDQCHYTIRVLELQNTKTEETREIYHFHYTTWPDFGVPESPGAFLSFLFKVQESGSLGLEHGPSVVHCSAGIGRSGTFALVDTCLVLMDQRKNPSSVDIQKVLLGMREYRMGLIQTPDQLRFSYMAVIEGAKLVLTGNSAAQCDLRALHRGDLEAELPPPPPPPRPHLNDNRPNGPCLEAQATSGDDLLAGEQHSQDHSVADNSGHVRKRNREERIAGTAQKVQQMKKRLTESEKQQEKWQYWRPFLFNVGAGAVFVVGLLCWIYSP